One genomic region from Leptolyngbyaceae cyanobacterium JSC-12 encodes:
- a CDS encoding PAS domain S-box (IMG reference gene:2510098528~PFAM: HAMP domain; Histidine kinase-, DNA gyrase B-, and HSP90-like ATPase; His Kinase A (phosphoacceptor) domain; PAS fold~TIGRFAM: PAS domain S-box): protein MPSSRSLPRSSPKIPLHWVLVIPFVLQTVGAVGIVGWLSYRSGQKVVEQIAYQLLETVSEQVSDRLDTLLQAQQQEIATNPQTAAQGNLSPQKLQSLRTRLNPYLSHLDFSPSSFVFIVEPSGNLVATSTLNNSLLPGGRYQPKRFASANGQDARIHKISQQLLDSFGSFRNFQQTTQLTLKTSQTGEQPQFVQVTPYQGKGRLDWLIITVVPESDFIGEIQTNLWRTVLLSFLTLMCTTATGVLTAFWIAKPIRQLSRASQTLASGQWQQSLQEDSWITELSVLAKSFNRTADQLQQSFDRIKVALQASEEKFTKVFRTSPDPITIMTLDEGRYLEVNESFLKFSEYSQEEVIGRTSAELNLSVDYQQDLALKEQLERQGTVQNFEYYYRTKTGQVGTTLLSIERVELDGQQRILTIAKDISDRKQTEHALRQAIQQINTYFEHSPLAIMEWDQTGRILRWSTQAERVFGWTADEIQERRWQEWEIVHEDDQDRVITELTPLMNGLTTSHMLQNRNRTKDGRVIVCEWYSSAIFDETGNLISVLSFAQDITERIQMETALQESEARNRAILQAIPDLMILYTAEGTYVDIIQRNLAQDAITDPDPVGKHISELLPSDIAERQINASKQVLATGEIVVYEQELWIQGTLQYEEVRVVPCGEETVLVIVRDISDRKRNEIERQLAEEALQHSEEQIRRAFEDAAIGMAIVGLDGRFLRVSHSLCEIVGYSETELLAMTFHEITHPDDLLTDLGYSEQMLSGELRTYQLEKRYIHKQGYIIWILVNVSLVKDNNDQPLYFVSQIQDISDRHELDRIKNEFISIVSHELRTPLTAIRGSLGILATGVLAHEPDTAKAMLHVALNNSERLVRLVNDILDLERLESGKTQLVMEECSVNNLLMQAIESVQTLVAQASISLKVTSCAAKVWASPDAIVQTLTNLIGNAVKFSEPGSTVWLKAELKNGEWEMGEEAAIEIWESQRPAVSSSTSLSSSPYSQPFILFSVADQGRGIPPEKLESIFGRFQQVDVSDSRDKCGTGLGLAICKSIVQQHGGKIWVTSVLNEGSTFYFTVPQANRKEE, encoded by the coding sequence ATGCCGTCTTCACGCTCGCTTCCTCGTTCATCTCCCAAAATTCCTTTGCATTGGGTTTTGGTGATTCCGTTTGTGTTGCAAACGGTAGGGGCAGTGGGCATTGTCGGTTGGCTCTCTTACCGCAGCGGTCAAAAAGTTGTGGAACAAATTGCATATCAGTTGTTAGAGACGGTATCGGAACAGGTCAGCGATCGCCTTGATACCCTGCTGCAAGCCCAACAACAGGAGATTGCCACCAATCCACAAACGGCTGCACAGGGCAACCTCTCCCCTCAAAAACTTCAGTCGCTGCGGACTCGTCTCAATCCTTATTTAAGTCACCTTGATTTTTCCCCATCAAGCTTTGTCTTTATCGTGGAGCCATCCGGAAATCTGGTAGCAACATCAACCTTAAACAATTCTCTCTTGCCAGGAGGACGCTATCAGCCCAAGCGATTTGCATCTGCCAATGGTCAAGATGCGCGAATTCATAAGATTTCTCAACAACTGCTGGACTCGTTTGGCAGTTTTCGCAATTTCCAACAAACGACCCAGTTGACACTTAAGACGAGTCAGACTGGTGAACAACCACAATTTGTACAAGTTACGCCCTATCAGGGGAAAGGCAGATTGGATTGGTTAATTATCACCGTTGTCCCAGAATCGGACTTTATTGGTGAAATTCAAACAAATCTTTGGCGGACGGTTTTGTTGTCTTTTTTGACCTTAATGTGCACTACGGCAACAGGTGTTTTGACGGCATTTTGGATTGCGAAACCGATCAGACAACTGAGCCGGGCGAGTCAAACATTAGCAAGTGGACAATGGCAACAATCGTTGCAAGAAGATAGCTGGATTACGGAACTATCAGTGTTGGCAAAATCCTTTAATCGCACGGCTGATCAACTTCAACAATCATTTGACCGGATCAAAGTTGCTTTGCAAGCATCGGAAGAAAAATTTACCAAGGTATTTCGCACCAGTCCCGACCCAATTACGATTATGACGCTGGACGAAGGACGCTACCTGGAAGTGAACGAGAGTTTCCTGAAATTTAGCGAATATAGCCAGGAGGAGGTGATTGGACGAACGTCGGCAGAGCTAAATTTAAGCGTTGATTATCAACAAGATCTGGCGCTCAAAGAACAGTTAGAGCGACAAGGAACAGTTCAAAATTTCGAATATTATTATCGGACTAAAACTGGACAAGTTGGAACAACGTTGCTTTCGATTGAACGGGTAGAACTGGATGGACAGCAGCGCATTTTAACGATCGCCAAAGACATCAGCGATCGCAAACAAACAGAACATGCATTGAGGCAAGCCATCCAACAGATCAATACCTACTTTGAACACTCACCCCTAGCTATTATGGAGTGGGATCAAACCGGGCGGATTCTGCGCTGGTCAACCCAAGCAGAGCGGGTTTTTGGTTGGACTGCTGATGAAATTCAAGAACGCAGGTGGCAAGAGTGGGAAATCGTGCATGAAGACGATCAGGATCGCGTGATTACCGAACTAACTCCCTTAATGAACGGCTTAACCACCAGCCACATGTTGCAAAACCGAAACCGCACGAAAGATGGTCGGGTGATTGTTTGTGAATGGTACAGTTCAGCCATTTTCGATGAGACGGGCAACTTGATTTCGGTGCTTTCATTTGCACAAGATATCACCGAACGCATCCAGATGGAAACGGCACTACAGGAGAGCGAGGCTCGAAATCGTGCGATTCTGCAAGCCATTCCCGATTTAATGATTCTCTACACTGCCGAGGGAACGTATGTTGATATCATCCAAAGAAATTTAGCTCAAGATGCTATCACTGATCCTGACCCAGTTGGAAAACACATCTCAGAGTTACTGCCATCTGATATTGCTGAACGCCAGATAAACGCCAGCAAACAAGTTTTGGCAACGGGTGAAATTGTTGTGTATGAGCAGGAGCTATGGATACAAGGCACCTTGCAATATGAAGAAGTGCGAGTGGTGCCTTGCGGAGAGGAAACTGTATTGGTGATTGTGCGAGATATTAGCGATCGCAAACGTAACGAAATTGAACGTCAACTGGCGGAAGAGGCACTACAACATAGCGAAGAACAGATTCGCCGCGCCTTTGAAGATGCGGCAATTGGCATGGCAATTGTGGGACTGGATGGGCGTTTCTTGAGAGTCAGCCACTCCCTCTGCGAAATTGTGGGTTACAGCGAAACAGAACTATTGGCAATGACGTTTCATGAAATTACCCATCCAGACGATCTCCTTACGGATTTAGGCTATTCAGAACAAATGCTGTCAGGAGAACTCCGCACGTATCAACTAGAAAAGCGCTATATCCATAAACAAGGCTACATTATCTGGATTTTGGTGAATGTGTCACTAGTGAAAGACAACAATGACCAACCGTTGTATTTTGTGTCACAAATTCAAGACATTAGCGATCGCCATGAACTGGATCGCATCAAAAATGAATTTATTTCCATCGTCAGCCATGAGTTGCGCACCCCCCTTACAGCAATTCGAGGCTCTCTTGGTATCCTGGCAACAGGTGTATTAGCTCATGAACCAGATACTGCTAAAGCCATGCTTCATGTGGCATTGAACAACAGCGAACGTTTGGTGCGACTGGTGAATGATATTCTCGATCTGGAGCGATTAGAGTCTGGTAAAACTCAGCTTGTAATGGAAGAATGCAGCGTTAACAATCTGTTAATGCAAGCAATAGAATCGGTACAAACGCTCGTGGCACAAGCGTCTATTTCGCTGAAAGTAACTTCATGTGCAGCCAAAGTTTGGGCATCGCCCGACGCGATCGTTCAGACCCTCACCAACCTGATCGGAAATGCTGTTAAGTTTTCTGAGCCTGGCAGTACCGTATGGCTGAAGGCAGAACTGAAAAATGGGGAATGGGAAATGGGGGAGGAGGCGGCAATAGAGATATGGGAGTCTCAACGACCTGCCGTATCTTCTTCCACTTCTTTATCTTCCTCTCCTTACTCCCAACCTTTCATTCTTTTCTCCGTTGCCGATCAAGGGCGTGGTATTCCTCCAGAGAAGCTCGAATCTATCTTTGGACGCTTCCAGCAGGTCGATGTATCGGATTCTCGTGATAAATGTGGAACAGGGCTAGGTTTAGCCATTTGCAAAAGTATTGTGCAGCAACATGGTGGAAAAATTTGGGTGACAAGTGTGCTGAATGAAGGAAGTACGTTTTATTTCACAGTGCCTCAGGCAAACAGGAAAGAAGAATGA